From the genome of Polyangiaceae bacterium, one region includes:
- a CDS encoding AHH domain-containing protein gives MKVPPRVVNGSSRRLLKALLEAKKEPLAGEVPHHVVSHSDWRAEEARKILQKFGVGVDTAENGVFLPQNTTVPNPKGKAVHSTVHTNAYYEAVYEAIKDSASKQDLINRLQELAWRLEKKGGL, from the coding sequence ATGAAGGTTCCGCCGCGGGTGGTGAACGGTTCGTCGCGGCGCTTGTTGAAGGCACTGCTCGAAGCGAAGAAAGAACCATTAGCGGGCGAAGTGCCGCATCATGTCGTGTCACACTCGGACTGGCGAGCGGAAGAAGCGCGGAAGATTTTGCAAAAATTTGGTGTCGGCGTTGACACGGCAGAGAATGGGGTATTCTTGCCGCAGAACACCACCGTGCCGAACCCCAAAGGCAAAGCAGTGCACTCGACAGTGCATACGAACGCGTATTATGAAGCCGTGTACGAGGCAATCAAGGATTCAGCGTCGAAGCAAGATCTGATCAACAGACTCCAAGAGCTTGCGTGGAGGCTCGAGAAAAAGGGAGGCTTGTGA
- a CDS encoding SAM-dependent DNA methyltransferase, which produces MPLPADFEKSLWAAADQLWTNSGLQPSEYATPVLALIFLKYADHKFAQAERELSTKSRRRGGIGRDDYHARGVVYVPEKARFRVLRELPEKEDIGKAINDAMKAIEAENDDLKDVLPKAYGRFDSKTLKEILKLFGTIPEDVEGDVFGRIYEYFLGNFAPRTLQKGGEYFTPYSVVRLIVEIVEPYHGRIFDPACGSGGMFVQSASFVSAHEKRPSDEISIYGVEKIQQTLRLAKMNLAVHGLSGDIRETNTYYDDIHDQVGKFDFVMANPPFNQNGDPAACLGRMLDGF; this is translated from the coding sequence ATGCCGCTCCCTGCCGACTTCGAGAAGAGCCTTTGGGCCGCCGCCGATCAGCTTTGGACCAATTCGGGTCTGCAACCTTCCGAATACGCGACGCCCGTGTTGGCGCTCATCTTCCTGAAGTATGCGGACCACAAGTTCGCGCAGGCCGAGCGGGAGCTGTCGACGAAATCGCGCCGGCGCGGAGGTATCGGGCGGGACGATTACCACGCGCGGGGCGTCGTCTACGTGCCGGAAAAGGCGCGGTTTCGGGTGCTGCGCGAATTGCCCGAAAAAGAGGACATCGGCAAAGCCATCAACGATGCGATGAAGGCCATCGAGGCCGAGAACGACGATTTGAAGGACGTGCTGCCGAAAGCGTACGGGCGCTTCGATTCGAAGACGCTGAAGGAAATATTAAAATTGTTCGGCACGATTCCGGAGGACGTCGAGGGGGACGTGTTCGGGCGGATTTACGAATACTTTTTGGGCAACTTCGCGCCGCGGACATTACAAAAGGGCGGCGAATACTTCACGCCGTATTCGGTCGTGCGGCTCATCGTGGAGATCGTCGAGCCGTACCACGGGCGCATTTTCGACCCCGCGTGTGGATCGGGTGGGATGTTCGTGCAGAGCGCGAGTTTTGTCAGTGCGCATGAAAAGCGGCCCTCGGACGAGATATCCATTTACGGGGTGGAGAAGATTCAGCAGACGTTGCGTCTGGCGAAGATGAACTTGGCGGTGCACGGGCTTTCGGGGGACATTCGCGAGACGAATACGTATTACGACGACATTCACGATCAGGTGGGCAAGTTCGATTTTGTCATGGCGAATCCTCCGTTCAATCAGAATGGAGACCCGGCCGCTTGCCTCGGTCGCATGTTGGACGGGTTTTAA
- a CDS encoding caspase family protein, with product MSDSKISPVRRAVIVGIDDYSGSNLPRLSYCSHDALAIAAGLTHFAQFARDNVALFCEGHGDGARVPNYSDILSAIKDMCDQATEEDMILFFFAGHGTKDEHDSYLLTREFRQNVLADSSISWQR from the coding sequence ATGAGTGATTCCAAGATTTCTCCCGTTCGTCGTGCCGTTATCGTCGGGATCGATGATTATTCAGGCTCTAACCTTCCGAGGTTGTCATATTGCTCGCACGATGCTCTGGCAATCGCAGCGGGACTTACGCACTTCGCGCAGTTTGCTCGCGATAATGTGGCGTTGTTCTGCGAAGGGCATGGCGACGGCGCACGCGTTCCCAACTACAGCGATATCCTATCCGCCATTAAAGATATGTGCGATCAAGCAACTGAGGAGGACATGATCCTCTTCTTCTTTGCCGGACATGGCACCAAGGATGAACACGACAGCTATCTGTTGACTCGAGAGTTTCGTCAGAACGTACTCGCAGACTCTTCAATCTCATGGCAAAGGTGA
- a CDS encoding substrate-binding domain-containing protein, which yields MSCKGGGDAGPAPAASAAKKAKFTIGVSQCNLGEPWRVQMNADIAAAAKDHPDFELVWRDAQNDTRKQRAHVEELAQAKVDVLIISPKEAQPLTDPVAKVFDAGIPVIVLDRAVLGDKYTTFIGADNKKIGKAAGEWVKQVLGGKGKVVELKGLMTSTPGQDRNAGFREALQGTEIEVAFEADMKWLEPDARKEMDSALSRLPKIDLVYAHNDPGAHGAYLAAKAAGREKEMKFVGIDALPHEGVAYVEQGLLDATFQYPTGGREAIETAGKILRGEKPPKTMTLGSRMFTKENVKQGGKAIE from the coding sequence ATGTCTTGCAAGGGTGGGGGCGATGCGGGTCCCGCGCCCGCGGCGAGCGCTGCGAAGAAGGCGAAATTCACCATTGGCGTTTCGCAATGCAACTTGGGTGAACCTTGGCGCGTGCAAATGAACGCGGACATTGCGGCGGCGGCGAAAGATCATCCCGACTTCGAGCTTGTTTGGCGTGACGCGCAAAACGACACGCGCAAGCAGCGAGCGCACGTCGAGGAATTGGCGCAGGCCAAGGTCGATGTATTGATCATCAGTCCCAAGGAGGCCCAGCCGCTCACTGACCCTGTCGCCAAAGTATTCGATGCCGGCATTCCCGTCATCGTGCTCGACCGAGCCGTCCTTGGCGACAAGTACACGACGTTCATTGGTGCCGACAACAAGAAGATTGGCAAAGCGGCTGGTGAATGGGTCAAGCAGGTTCTTGGTGGAAAGGGCAAGGTCGTCGAATTGAAGGGCCTCATGACGTCCACGCCTGGGCAGGATCGCAATGCGGGGTTTCGCGAGGCATTGCAAGGTACCGAAATTGAAGTAGCATTCGAGGCTGACATGAAGTGGCTCGAGCCCGACGCGCGCAAGGAAATGGATTCTGCCTTGTCGCGCTTGCCCAAGATTGACCTCGTGTATGCGCACAACGATCCAGGTGCACACGGAGCTTACTTGGCAGCAAAAGCGGCCGGCCGCGAAAAGGAAATGAAGTTCGTCGGCATTGATGCATTGCCGCACGAGGGTGTTGCGTATGTCGAGCAGGGCTTGCTCGATGCGACGTTCCAGTATCCGACGGGTGGTCGCGAAGCCATTGAAACGGCTGGGAAGATCCTGCGCGGGGAAAAACCGCCGAAGACCATGACGCTCGGATCGCGCATGTTCACGAAGGAAAACGTGAAACAGGGTGGGAAAGCGATTGAGTGA
- a CDS encoding sugar ABC transporter ATP-binding protein: protein MDRITKRFGRQTVLDGVSLELHAGEVHALLGCNGAGKSTLLKILGGVHTSDEGSIHLANRSITPRSPAHAARLGIAVIHQELSLVPALSVADNLLLGRPMSRLGFLLRGRERAEAEKRLAEVGLDIDPDKPVEQLSLAERQLVEIAKALGFGASVLVMDEPTSALTAPSVDRLFELVRSLCARGVAVVYVSHRMDEIARIAHRLTVLRDGRVAGRALVGEATVEDIVAWMLGPRAAAVSADPSGRAELTDVPAAARLEVENFSITSSHSQRLLVDAVSFSVSAGEIVGCFGLSGAGANDLVAALFGASSDRTKGIVRLDGQAVNIGSPRDAAALGIGFVPADRKTMGIVPLMTSAHNATLAVLSAISPLGWIRNKKDRDVSMQAAERTGLSPAVLERAVVELSGGNQQKVVLGKWLVSDPRLLLLDDPTRGVDVGAKAEIYARLRALAGGGAAVFVAGSDAEELVELCNRILVLRKGKIVATVRPGECNANRLLALAMSEHDGAVIEASA from the coding sequence ATGGATCGCATCACCAAGCGGTTCGGGCGTCAGACTGTTCTCGATGGTGTATCGCTCGAGCTTCACGCGGGCGAAGTGCACGCGCTCCTTGGCTGCAACGGCGCCGGAAAAAGCACATTGCTAAAGATCCTCGGCGGCGTGCATACGAGTGACGAAGGCTCGATCCACCTTGCGAATCGATCCATCACGCCGCGTTCGCCAGCTCATGCGGCTCGCTTGGGCATTGCCGTCATCCATCAAGAGCTCTCGCTCGTTCCGGCGCTCTCCGTTGCCGACAACCTTCTTCTCGGCCGTCCCATGTCGCGTCTGGGTTTCTTGTTGCGAGGACGAGAACGCGCCGAAGCTGAAAAGCGTCTCGCCGAAGTCGGCCTCGACATCGACCCTGACAAACCAGTCGAACAGCTCTCGCTCGCCGAGCGGCAGCTCGTGGAAATTGCCAAAGCCCTCGGTTTTGGCGCCTCGGTGCTCGTCATGGACGAGCCCACCAGTGCTTTGACCGCTCCAAGCGTCGACCGACTTTTTGAGCTCGTACGGTCTCTCTGTGCGCGAGGTGTTGCTGTCGTGTACGTGTCGCATCGCATGGACGAGATCGCGCGGATTGCGCATCGTTTGACCGTCTTGCGTGACGGCCGAGTTGCTGGGCGTGCGCTCGTCGGTGAAGCGACCGTCGAAGACATCGTCGCGTGGATGCTCGGCCCGCGAGCTGCTGCTGTTTCGGCGGATCCATCGGGCCGTGCCGAATTGACGGACGTGCCTGCGGCGGCGCGGCTCGAAGTCGAAAACTTCAGCATCACGTCGAGCCACAGTCAGCGTTTGCTCGTCGATGCCGTTTCATTTTCCGTATCCGCGGGGGAAATCGTCGGCTGCTTTGGATTGTCTGGAGCTGGCGCCAATGACCTTGTCGCCGCGCTGTTCGGGGCCTCGAGTGATCGAACGAAGGGAATCGTGCGACTCGATGGGCAAGCCGTGAACATTGGCTCGCCGCGGGATGCGGCCGCGCTTGGGATTGGATTCGTTCCGGCTGACCGGAAAACCATGGGCATCGTGCCGCTCATGACGAGCGCTCACAACGCGACGCTCGCTGTGCTTTCTGCGATTTCGCCACTTGGATGGATTCGCAACAAGAAGGATCGAGACGTATCCATGCAGGCAGCCGAACGAACGGGCCTCAGTCCGGCGGTTCTCGAGCGGGCCGTGGTTGAGTTGTCTGGTGGCAATCAGCAAAAGGTCGTTCTTGGCAAATGGCTCGTATCGGATCCGCGGTTATTGCTATTGGACGATCCCACGCGAGGAGTCGATGTCGGCGCCAAAGCCGAGATATACGCGCGTTTGCGGGCGCTCGCGGGCGGTGGAGCTGCCGTGTTCGTTGCCGGTTCGGATGCGGAGGAGCTCGTCGAATTGTGTAATCGAATCCTTGTTTTGCGCAAAGGGAAAATCGTCGCCACCGTTCGTCCTGGTGAATGCAATGCGAATCGGCTGCTCGCATTGGCGATGAGTGAACATGATGGTGCAGTCATCGAGGCGAGCGCATGA
- a CDS encoding ferritin-like domain-containing protein: MDHSFQFRRALAARVAGALGLSFALAACGGKVVVDSGSGAGGDGAGGAGGAGGIGGMGGTGGMSTTTSSSSSVSSSSGNPNCTMLTGMVTEYLACIQPDSTGNCPALENAAGPIEASLDFCTCLSSVEKGPSPDPSGTGLCCYGALVEFVCVVGRALPSENGPLVAPIDNGKRGWSDEELLPCIDGLSASDREIIAGRWIRDGLFEHASIASFSRLALALLAASADADLVRSAHEAALDEVRHAKLSLSLAAAYRGESVAPRALPLPDALPLGADLTELAVSSVVEGAVGETLAAVLAAEQAAVAEDPAVRRVLLAIADDESRHAELAFRVIAFAIASGGKPVLDAVSRAFAQASSRLPDPPADVALPANVARAHGFVASNVSRAAFVRAMDDIVLPLGKALCQTALGSA; the protein is encoded by the coding sequence ATGGATCATTCTTTTCAATTTCGTAGGGCACTCGCGGCGCGTGTCGCGGGCGCCCTTGGCTTATCGTTTGCGCTCGCAGCTTGCGGCGGAAAGGTCGTCGTCGATAGTGGATCCGGCGCGGGGGGTGATGGCGCCGGAGGTGCCGGAGGTGCCGGTGGCATCGGTGGAATGGGCGGTACCGGAGGCATGTCCACGACCACGAGCTCGAGCTCCAGCGTATCGAGCAGCTCTGGCAATCCCAATTGCACGATGCTCACGGGCATGGTCACGGAATACCTCGCGTGTATTCAGCCCGATTCGACCGGCAATTGTCCTGCGCTGGAAAACGCGGCGGGCCCTATCGAGGCATCGCTCGACTTCTGCACGTGCTTGAGCTCCGTTGAGAAAGGACCTTCGCCCGATCCGAGCGGCACTGGCTTGTGTTGTTACGGTGCGCTCGTCGAGTTCGTGTGCGTCGTGGGCCGAGCGCTTCCATCGGAAAACGGCCCGCTCGTTGCTCCGATCGACAATGGCAAACGCGGTTGGTCCGACGAAGAGCTCCTTCCGTGTATCGACGGGCTTTCGGCATCCGATCGGGAAATCATTGCCGGGCGGTGGATTCGCGACGGCCTTTTCGAACATGCCTCCATCGCGTCTTTCTCCCGCCTCGCGCTCGCGCTTCTGGCCGCTTCTGCCGATGCCGATCTCGTTCGATCCGCGCACGAAGCGGCTCTCGACGAAGTTCGGCATGCCAAACTTTCCTTGTCCCTTGCAGCCGCGTATCGAGGTGAATCGGTTGCGCCGCGTGCGCTTCCGCTCCCCGATGCGCTCCCGCTCGGCGCGGACCTCACCGAGCTTGCCGTGTCCAGTGTCGTCGAAGGTGCCGTTGGTGAAACGCTTGCCGCCGTTCTCGCCGCGGAACAAGCCGCCGTTGCGGAAGATCCCGCCGTGCGTCGCGTTCTTCTTGCGATTGCCGACGACGAATCTCGTCATGCCGAGCTTGCGTTCCGCGTGATTGCGTTTGCCATCGCATCGGGCGGAAAACCCGTCCTCGATGCCGTCTCGCGCGCGTTTGCCCAAGCTTCTTCGCGATTGCCCGATCCTCCCGCCGACGTCGCTTTGCCAGCCAACGTCGCCCGAGCCCATGGGTTCGTCGCATCGAACGTCTCGCGCGCGGCGTTCGTCCGGGCTATGGACGACATCGTCTTGCCGCTCGGCAAAGCGCTCTGCCAAACTGCTCTCGGATCCGCGTGA
- a CDS encoding glutathione S-transferase family protein, with translation MDDTTENMSEPVLVTITFSHYCEKVRWALDRTGIAYRESGHLPIFHALAVRRAGGWRSVPALVTNDGVINDSTNILGWIDKRAPEGHLYGRSDAERREIERIEDLCDEQLGPHTRRWAYFYLLPMRDLTLRMTRDSAPKVEHAVMSVVFPVARKMMQRAMKITPKGAERSRQKIDEVFDEIAKLLADGRKFLVGDGLSAADITFASLAAVVVLPEQYAATLPRIDDLPAEARAGIRAWQEHPAGQFALRLFRDHRR, from the coding sequence ATGGATGATACGACGGAAAACATGTCCGAACCCGTTCTGGTCACGATCACGTTCAGTCACTACTGCGAAAAAGTCCGGTGGGCTTTGGATCGAACGGGCATCGCTTATCGCGAATCAGGGCATTTGCCGATCTTTCATGCGCTCGCCGTGCGTCGTGCCGGCGGATGGCGCAGCGTCCCGGCCCTCGTCACGAACGATGGAGTCATCAACGATTCGACGAACATCCTGGGTTGGATCGACAAGCGCGCTCCGGAAGGACACCTGTACGGCCGCAGCGATGCCGAGCGCCGGGAAATCGAGCGTATCGAAGATCTTTGTGACGAACAGCTCGGCCCGCATACCAGGCGCTGGGCCTACTTTTACTTATTGCCGATGCGCGACCTGACACTGCGCATGACGCGCGACAGCGCACCGAAGGTTGAACACGCCGTGATGAGCGTGGTTTTCCCAGTGGCGCGGAAGATGATGCAGCGCGCGATGAAAATCACGCCCAAGGGCGCCGAACGGTCGCGTCAGAAGATCGACGAGGTGTTTGACGAAATCGCCAAATTGCTCGCGGATGGGCGAAAGTTTCTCGTGGGCGATGGTTTGTCGGCGGCCGATATCACGTTTGCGTCGCTCGCGGCAGTGGTCGTTTTGCCAGAGCAATATGCCGCCACGCTTCCTCGCATCGACGACCTGCCCGCCGAGGCTCGCGCTGGGATCCGGGCTTGGCAGGAACATCCGGCCGGTCAATTTGCACTGCGATTGTTCAGGGATCATCGCCGCTGA
- a CDS encoding protein kinase has product MPPQSVRELAERRVGATLRDKYRIERVLGVGGMATVYLGVHRNGHKVAVKILHPELSKSASQRDRFVREGYVANSIEHPGAVRVLDDDIAEDGCPFLVIELLDGETLDERRRRAGGKLEAREVLAIGHALCDVLAAAHDKGVIHRDIKPENVFVKDDGTLKILDFGIARVAHEEAALGGLAGTPAFMPPEQALGDIMGPIDARADLWAAGATMFTLLTGRFVHDASRTTEILTSTATKSAPLLQEVAPDMPHAIATVVDTALAYDREERYLDAREMRDAIGAAYVELTGEQLTVAAPRGSASVLSIPPISMFPAARPSMRPAALASGMPSVRNLQVAIETLVDVPPTLPSDSLDKTLVDDAPVHEESPPSVSGSINTSGPESTIAPPTLSGAPPPRTARTRAVLALAAGLGMVLTLAVLFGVRAARERRTSASGTSTQQACEGPNCAGPRCTTNAECIAESGGAAAICRKDSGACVKLETTECKVIADKSEIENDATIWIGAMYPYGVKGNSYGKQAVKAVELARKDFADITGGIPPVAPGDKARPIGVVACDDSEAAEGLATHLIDGVGVPVILGFARSKEVLDLANAFFLPKGVLALASNTASMLADIPRPAGEPRLVLRATVSADMINRPKAVVVEEMLEPMLQSRGVLRRNEAMRIALVRADNASGISHADKLLSQLRWNGKSAAEHGDLVRQFVVPDQLARKGGIEALYTMADSVAAFAPHVVIEAGADQAPFLAIERRWPAKSKFRPNYLTCGQLGDPNLEKLVSERPDALRRLFSINTTIPSALTKFIMHHNEIFTDEKIDAGNSTSAPYDAFYAAAYAMIALGDEPITGKALARSIRRLVPPGEPVDVGQAGIYAATQMLRQGKNIDLAGAQTTLDFNPETGDPTADISVRCIDPKQRVTVESGLVYRAKSGKLEGTLKCQ; this is encoded by the coding sequence ATGCCCCCGCAATCCGTACGCGAGCTAGCCGAGCGCCGAGTTGGCGCGACGCTGCGCGACAAATATCGAATCGAACGAGTGCTCGGTGTGGGCGGCATGGCCACCGTGTATCTGGGGGTTCATCGAAACGGCCACAAAGTCGCGGTGAAAATCCTTCATCCGGAGCTGTCGAAGAGCGCGTCGCAAAGAGATCGCTTCGTCCGTGAAGGATATGTGGCCAATTCGATCGAACATCCGGGCGCCGTGCGCGTGCTGGATGACGACATCGCCGAGGACGGCTGCCCGTTTTTGGTCATCGAGCTGCTCGATGGCGAAACGCTGGACGAACGACGCCGGCGCGCCGGGGGAAAACTCGAAGCACGCGAAGTTCTGGCGATTGGGCATGCATTGTGCGACGTGCTGGCGGCCGCGCATGACAAAGGCGTGATCCATCGGGACATCAAGCCCGAAAACGTGTTCGTCAAAGACGACGGAACGCTGAAGATCTTGGACTTCGGCATCGCGCGCGTGGCCCATGAAGAAGCCGCTCTGGGGGGTTTGGCTGGTACGCCTGCGTTCATGCCGCCCGAACAAGCGCTGGGCGACATCATGGGTCCCATCGACGCTCGCGCGGATCTCTGGGCCGCAGGCGCCACGATGTTCACGCTGCTCACGGGACGATTCGTTCACGACGCAAGTCGTACGACCGAAATTCTGACGAGCACGGCGACGAAGTCGGCCCCACTGCTGCAAGAAGTCGCGCCCGACATGCCGCATGCGATCGCAACCGTGGTCGACACGGCGCTCGCATACGATCGCGAAGAACGTTACCTCGACGCTCGAGAGATGCGCGATGCCATCGGCGCCGCATACGTCGAGCTCACCGGCGAACAGCTCACGGTCGCGGCCCCTCGTGGCTCGGCAAGCGTGCTGTCGATACCGCCGATATCGATGTTTCCCGCAGCGCGACCATCGATGAGACCAGCGGCACTCGCGAGCGGCATGCCTTCGGTGCGCAACCTGCAAGTCGCCATCGAAACGCTCGTCGACGTTCCCCCGACGCTTCCGTCAGACAGCTTGGACAAGACGCTGGTGGACGATGCGCCGGTGCATGAGGAGTCGCCGCCTTCGGTATCCGGTTCGATCAACACGAGCGGCCCGGAGAGCACGATTGCTCCGCCCACGCTTTCAGGCGCGCCGCCGCCTCGAACGGCGCGCACACGAGCCGTCCTGGCGCTCGCCGCGGGGCTCGGGATGGTGCTGACATTGGCGGTGCTTTTCGGCGTGCGCGCTGCGCGTGAACGTCGAACGAGCGCGTCCGGGACGAGCACACAGCAAGCGTGCGAAGGACCGAATTGCGCGGGGCCGAGGTGCACGACGAACGCGGAATGCATCGCGGAGAGCGGCGGCGCGGCTGCAATTTGTCGCAAAGACAGCGGCGCGTGCGTGAAGCTCGAGACGACCGAATGCAAGGTCATCGCGGACAAGAGCGAGATAGAGAACGACGCGACGATTTGGATCGGCGCGATGTATCCGTATGGGGTCAAAGGAAACTCGTACGGAAAACAGGCGGTGAAAGCCGTCGAGCTTGCGCGCAAAGACTTCGCGGACATCACGGGCGGGATTCCACCGGTCGCACCTGGCGACAAGGCGCGACCCATTGGCGTAGTCGCATGCGACGACAGCGAAGCTGCCGAAGGCTTGGCGACGCATTTGATCGATGGGGTGGGCGTGCCCGTGATTTTGGGGTTTGCCCGCAGCAAAGAAGTGCTCGATCTGGCAAACGCGTTCTTCCTGCCGAAAGGCGTGCTGGCGCTGGCATCGAACACGGCATCGATGCTCGCGGACATTCCTCGGCCGGCAGGCGAGCCACGGTTGGTTCTGCGAGCGACGGTCAGCGCTGACATGATCAACCGTCCGAAAGCCGTGGTCGTCGAAGAGATGCTCGAGCCGATGCTTCAATCACGCGGTGTGCTTCGACGGAACGAGGCGATGCGGATTGCGCTCGTGCGAGCGGACAATGCGTCGGGCATCAGCCACGCGGACAAACTTTTGTCGCAGCTTCGATGGAACGGCAAAAGCGCGGCCGAACATGGGGATCTCGTGCGCCAGTTCGTCGTGCCAGACCAACTGGCGCGCAAAGGCGGTATCGAAGCGCTCTACACGATGGCGGATTCCGTGGCAGCTTTTGCGCCTCATGTGGTGATCGAAGCAGGAGCGGATCAAGCGCCTTTTCTTGCGATCGAGCGCCGGTGGCCAGCCAAGTCGAAGTTTCGACCAAACTACTTGACATGCGGTCAGCTCGGGGATCCCAACTTGGAAAAACTCGTGAGCGAACGGCCCGACGCGCTGCGAAGGCTCTTCAGCATCAACACGACGATTCCATCGGCGCTCACGAAGTTCATCATGCATCACAACGAGATCTTCACGGACGAGAAGATCGACGCGGGCAACTCGACGAGCGCTCCGTACGACGCGTTTTACGCGGCTGCGTATGCGATGATCGCGCTCGGGGACGAACCCATCACGGGCAAGGCGCTGGCGCGATCGATTCGTCGCCTGGTTCCTCCGGGCGAACCCGTCGACGTGGGACAAGCTGGAATTTACGCGGCGACGCAGATGTTGCGTCAAGGCAAGAACATCGATCTCGCAGGCGCGCAGACGACGCTCGACTTCAATCCGGAGACGGGTGATCCGACGGCGGACATCTCGGTGAGGTGCATCGATCCGAAACAGCGAGTGACGGTCGAGTCGGGGCTCGTGTACCGCGCAAAGTCCGGGAAGCTCGAAGGCACGCTGAAGTGTCAGTGA
- a CDS encoding c-type cytochrome has translation MFRAFVLASFALLLVGCRKNERAEEAPKPAPSASASAASVTAYAEPPLGDAQRGKALVAKFECNRCHSLADVEPPALDKDCVRCHQQIHGGTYKASASTLAKWQKTIVHFRDAPSLVGIGGRLRRGFIEQFLLDPRDMRPHMETSMPRLELSAEEARDIATYLTAGSAPAKPISLDGASVERGNAVFEQKGCRQCHEYTGAPRAALPAGMPQVEGTGERRGHSLAPDLRYVRDRMNAGEIIRWLEDPAAVNPETAMPKTPLTPEETRDLAAFLVQQNLAAKVDKPIPARLPVLTRKVTYEEVSQRVFRNTCWHCHAEPDYAIGDGGPGNTGGFGFKPRGLNLAEYEGIQAGYVDDKGERRSIFTKMPDGTPRLVYALLARYREEAGQQDPTIRGMPMGLPSVTMEDIQLVETWIAQGRPQ, from the coding sequence GTGTTTCGCGCGTTCGTTCTTGCCAGTTTCGCTCTTCTCCTCGTCGGCTGTCGCAAGAACGAGCGCGCCGAGGAAGCCCCAAAACCCGCTCCTTCCGCCTCCGCTTCCGCTGCGTCTGTAACGGCGTATGCGGAACCGCCCCTCGGCGATGCGCAGCGCGGCAAAGCGCTCGTCGCCAAATTCGAATGCAATCGCTGCCACTCACTGGCCGACGTTGAGCCTCCAGCGCTCGATAAGGATTGTGTTCGTTGTCATCAGCAGATTCATGGTGGCACGTACAAAGCGTCCGCATCGACGCTTGCGAAGTGGCAGAAAACAATCGTTCATTTTCGGGATGCGCCGTCGCTCGTGGGTATTGGAGGACGGCTCCGGCGCGGGTTCATCGAACAGTTTTTGCTCGACCCGCGCGACATGCGGCCGCACATGGAAACGTCGATGCCGCGCCTTGAATTGTCCGCCGAAGAAGCGCGCGACATTGCCACGTATTTGACGGCAGGATCCGCCCCCGCCAAACCAATTTCACTGGATGGGGCAAGTGTCGAGCGGGGGAATGCAGTATTCGAGCAAAAAGGTTGCCGGCAATGCCACGAATACACGGGGGCTCCAAGGGCGGCGCTTCCCGCGGGAATGCCGCAGGTGGAAGGGACGGGGGAACGCCGAGGGCATTCGCTCGCGCCGGATCTTCGATACGTGCGAGATCGCATGAATGCGGGGGAAATCATTCGGTGGCTGGAAGATCCGGCCGCCGTCAATCCCGAGACGGCGATGCCGAAGACGCCGCTCACGCCCGAAGAAACGCGTGATCTGGCGGCATTTTTGGTGCAGCAGAACTTGGCGGCGAAGGTCGACAAGCCCATTCCAGCTCGATTGCCCGTGCTCACGCGTAAAGTGACCTACGAAGAAGTGAGTCAGCGCGTTTTCCGCAATACGTGTTGGCATTGTCATGCCGAACCGGATTATGCGATTGGTGATGGTGGTCCGGGCAATACGGGGGGATTCGGGTTCAAGCCGCGAGGGCTGAACCTGGCCGAATACGAAGGCATTCAAGCGGGATATGTGGACGACAAGGGCGAGCGGCGCAGCATTTTTACGAAAATGCCCGACGGCACTCCGAGGCTCGTGTATGCGCTGCTGGCGCGTTATCGTGAAGAAGCGGGGCAGCAGGATCCGACCATTCGAGGCATGCCGATGGGTTTGCCGTCGGTGACGATGGAGGACATTCAGCTCGTCGAGACGTGGATAGCGCAGGGTAGGCCGCAGTAA